TCAACTTTGCCAAATTAgttgattttcctttcttctcttaTCTTTTtgtagagagaaaaaaaaatcatcaaaagatgATTTATAGTTTCTATTTCCCTATCGAAACTATGATCACCATAAATTGGTGCTATcgcaatttaattatttttatggtAATTAATCACGTGCATGGTTGAAAAAGCTACGGCCAATTGATTTTGGTATCTTTGTCTTTTATACAAAGATCATGTGATTTACATATGGTTTCTACTTCTTTTACAAGAAACCATCCGTCAACCTTGAAGTAGGTTTCCTATGCGATGACTAAAAcgacaatatttttattttatcgaTACAAGTTTAATGAATCGTAGAGACCAATTTCTATTAATTTTCTCCCTCGTTTTTATAAGATGAGAGAAAATAAATTGGCATATTCTCTAAACcaataatggatttttttttcttccaaaatcgACAACGACAATgatatcttcatttttttttacagAAGAATCATATATGctaattgaatttggtttctatACAGATCCTAGAAGGATGAGATGTCGTTATCATGTTATTCACAATTGCAAACACCAACAAAACAGGAGATTGCTGCATTCCTGACGGATATTAAgcaatatttattttttcttcctaATACTAATCTCCCAAATTGGGACTGTTCAACTTGATGTTAAGATACGGCAAGACATAAAGATCAATGGGTGCGTACCCGGCTTGTTAGCCTATATATcattagtccttgtagtgactaaATTGATCTTAAAATTTAGTTTCTTTTGGAGAATAAGGTGTCCATAATCTCAATCCAAATCTTTATCTCGTTGTCCTTAGAGGTCACTGAATTATTCAGAGATTTGTTTGCATATGGTATATGATTTTGGTTGTAACCAATAAATTCAATGGTTGATGTTCAAATTTAGGACATTTTTTTATAATGGCTCTTGAAGTCAGTATTTATTGTCCAACCTGGTATTGTTAACATCCAGAAATTATTATAAGTATATGTCCTCggattaatcggataatactttacgaaatTTGTTTTCATTTATATGAGATGATAATATTTCCGCCATAATAAGGGGGAGAATATACACTACAAAACGTTGGTATTAATTAACTTCAAAGTTATATTAGTTTATCTCCCATCTTGATCAAATCGAAAAGGCTGTCATTTACTAGGCGTAAAAATATTTCATCtagctttattttattttttttaagcttATGCCGTTTGGAAAGGAAAACTCAATCACATCTAGCAAGCATGTAGCATTTTTGTATAGGCTACAGATTCTATCATAATAATACGATTCACATTCTAAAAATTCATATCTCTTTATTTGAATAGTAGGAGATTATCACGCCCGTGGGCGTTGATACcagtaaattttgaatttttcaaagtaTGCATACACTGGAAATTGTGTGAGATCGTGATAAGCTAATATGATTTTCGAATATTCATTTAGGGTAGCTACTAAAATTAATGAAGGTGGTtgtgtacccctctgcagaggaatatcgacTGTGTCATTGTTGGCATGTAATCCAAATCAAATTGGATTATTTATAATTTCTCAATTGATGCAATATAAGGATCCTAGCTAGACTTGCACCTTAAAATTTCCAAGCCTGAAAATTACATGCTGGTGTTAGTCATATTGTGTATTAAGAGAAATAAATCGTTTTTAAGAGCGATTTGGGGTTATATGTTCGAACCCTAGGATTGGTTCAtcaacatttttttcttcttatataaTGCATTTGCGTGGTAGTCTTGAAACACTGTTATTGCATTCACACACGAAATGTGCTCGGAGAACATATTCAATTTGTAATCCTTATGAGATTCAAATTATAGGCAGCCACCTGACTCGACTGTATCAGGTTCaacaatcctttatgtgttttcTGTTAGAATttggtacaaaaccaaaaatccggattaattagttgatggtATCAACTTTATGGGTCccttgaggagtccttaaaaacacaaaaaatccacgctttagcagcataaattctatttttttttcttttatttcttaaatctgcagttagaattatgcttagcttaaactcttctttgaaatagactagagttattattttgatgcttgtcttctgtaaaactcatatagttgagttagcatccataaaatcgtcaaaagttgtactctttttccttcgcttCAGGTTTTTCCCATGtgattttcctgacaaggttttaacgaggcaacatctcgcCGGCGATGAATTTTTATTCAAAATATTGatattgtgctctttttccttcgtccaaacTTTTCCCATCGGGTTTTACTGgtaaggttttagtgaggcaaatcaattcaacatggtggtcatccaagaggGAGTTGTATCAATTGTgattatttggtggattcccaccgTTGAATAGGTCATTTTGTTAGACCAAATCAACATAACAATCTCCTAGAAATTTGGATGTTCATATAAACCACATAAGGTATGCACACAAATACCGTTTTGTTCATTTACATTAATGTATCTACATCTTGGCTCTTTTGTCGAAGAAACTCCATCAACGACTTCATCAAATCATCACGAGAAGTTAGCATTAAACCATCACACAAATTCTCAATGTTGAAGAAGAACATAGAATCTGCAAAAGTATTAACCGAAGGCAATACTGCTTGTGCAACataaaagaagacttcatcaaccaATAGACATCTTCATGGAAGCACAAATGATTTTTTACATTCAAGAAAATTGTTCAGCGAAATTGGGATGTCTcgactcaaagatttgcaagccaagaaaTTAACTGAAGTACTCATCAGGGGGAGCGTCATTATCAAAGGTGCATTTACTGgacttatcgcgttgtactctttttcctttgtcaaggttttgtcccactgggttttccttgtaaaggttttaacgaggcaacatttgTGTGTCCAACACTGTTTTCAAGTCTTTACGTACTTATGtaatttcaggtttttctcttttgagttttcctgGTATATTTGTAATGACTTAGCCACAGtggtcatcagggggagtgttataaacctAAAGTTTAATTACTAAGATGCCCTTTGTGTCTAAGATTAGGGTTACATACCTTGGGCACCAAGTCctctatctatataaatagagacTTAAAACTTTGTATTCTATACACATCTAATGAGAATTTCTTTCTTCTCCCTCTATTTTGtgtcttcttctcctctttctctatATTACAAGAAAGATTAACATTTTGGATATATTAATGTAATGTAATTCTTATTTCTCATACAAGACtccatgaaaaagaaaaattatttctCCCCGCAACTCACAAAAACAAAAAGACGAAGTGGAAAGACCACAACCTTTTCCCACCGAATAAAAAACATAATCCATACTATAGTTTAACAAGATCACTACGACGAGTTACCAAACTCTACGCAAATTACTAAATTCAGTTTAACAAGGCTAATACGACTGGTTACCAAATTCTACACAAACTAATGAATAAATTCAATAACTAAAATGTAGTTTTTTCAAATAATATCACTCGTGTGTAATTTGATAACCTCTTATTAGCATGATGATAGCGAGTGGCAACTTGGGTTAGGCTCCCTCTTGGATTTTAGATTGAAACTAACCACGTTACGACGAAACTAACTATGGTTACGTTTGCCGTCACATTAATTGTGGTCAAGTGGCGTCACATAACCTACCTGAGAGATAAGacatcagagagagagagagaacatATTTAAAATGAGAGAGTTTTTATTCTCCGGAAGTGTTTCTTTCTTAGATATTTCCGACAGATAAATTCGTTCGTTAATGGGGAAGATCTAAATCATCACTTCATTTTCATCCACTCAAAACTATAAACTCAAATTTCGTCCTAGATTTCCACTAGATCCATATAGATCTGGTTGGATCTAAGTGAAGATCTAGTAGTTTAGTTTTCAAGGATGAATTATTTTCCAGATGAAGTACTAGAACAAGTATTTGATTTCTTGGAACAAAACAAAGACAAGAATGCAGTTTCACTAGTATGTAAATCATGGTACAAGGTTGAGAGATACAGTAGAACAAGAGTATTTATTGGGAACTGTTATTCGATATCTCCAGAGCGATTAGTTACTAGGTTTCCAAGGGTTAAGGCACTCACTTTGAAAGGGAAACCACATTTTGCTGATTTTAATTTGGTTCCTCATGATTGGGGTGGTTTTGTTCATCCATGGATTGAGGCTATGGTGAAAAGTTATCCAGGACTTGAAGAGTTGAGGTTGAAGAGAATGGTAGTCTCTGATGAGAGTCTTGAGttgatttctctttcttttaaGAATTTTAAGTCTCTTGTTTTGGTTAGTTGCGAAGGGTTTACTACTGATGGCCTAGCTGCTATTGCCAAGAATTGCAGGTAATTTATATGTCATGGTTTCATTTGTTTGTATTCATGGTAAACTCTTCATTGTGGGTAATTTAGTGCAGTTATCAGCTAACGCGACCTTGGAATATTACAACTCTCTCGGTCGCTTAGATAGTGTAGCCTCTGGTGATTTCGTGTTTTCAAAATCATGCGTCCATCTTGGTCCTATTTGTTTAGCTCTTGATTGTAAATGATTAGTGTAATGATGGCCTTGAAAAATGTCAGGGCTTTCGACGGCTAGGTGTTGCTAACCATGCCTTTGGTTCTGTTAGACACAGTAGTGGTTGAATCAGTGTGAGTTATTGCCTAAATCAGTGTTATGGTTTTATTAGTGgtaaacttttctttttctttttctttttgaagcgtTATTAATGGTAAACTTGATTGTGGTAACTAGTGTAGTTATGGGCTAAAGGACCTCATTTGGCTAGGTGTTAAAGTTGTTCCCTTTGTGGACTTTAGTGACCTTATTTCGTCTTGAATTATTAATTTGTGTCTTGGTTTTGTTGGATAGTGCAGTTGTTAAATAAGAGTTTTTGCCTAAAACAGTGTTACTGATGTTTTTCGTGCCTTTGATATCATTCATTTTGTGCAGGTTGGTTTCATTTATTTGTATCTTCGTGTCTTTGATATGCATGTTGGTTTCATTTATTTGTGTCGGTAATGAACTCGTTTGTAATTATTGTAATTATCAGCCAAAGGCATTGGAAAAGTtgcaatcctttttttttttttttgatacatctTTGGCTAGGTGTTAACTGTTAAGGTTATAACCGATTGGAAAACCATGCCTTTTGGTTTAGCTAGATAGTATAATGGTTGAATATGACTATGCTATGTACACAACTTAAATTAGTATGGAGCTGGATACAAGAAAATGTCGTTGAGAGTTGCCGGGACTGATCTTTGGTGGTAGTTATAAGTGTTGCCTCAATGGTAGACTGATCTTTGGTGGTGGTTAAAGTGTTGCCTTAAAGGTAAAACTTcgattgtagaaatttccttAGTTAGCTAGGTTTTTCATGTTCTCTTGCCTTCAAAAAATTTGACCAATGATTATACAGCACCAAGGGAAGTTTGCAGATTGCACGTAAGATAGAAATTAATTGTGGCGTCCTTTGTTTGTTCGGCACCTTAATTAATCTGGTGATATCCGATGTTTTCGTGTTCTTTATATCAATATATTTAATGTTGTTTCATTTTCTAGGTGTTAAATTCTCTTTTGTAAAATTCGTTCACACTACTCCGCAACTAGTTGAAAACCAtgcctttggttttcttatagATAGTAGTGGTTGAATATGAGTTCTTGCATAGAACGATCTTTCCTATAACTTGAATCCGTAGGATTCGTGGAGTTGGATACAGAAAAACAAAGTGAAAGTTGAGGATGGCCGTCCCAGTGAATTTGTTTTTGTGACATACTGTTTTTATGTTGAAGATTTGATTTGTGGTGGTAGTTATAAATATCGGCTAATGGTCATACGGATTGCGGATCTAATGAATTGGTTGTTACGACATACCATCTGAATCTTGGAGCTTTTTCTGGTGGTAGTTATAAATATTGGCTACTGAATAATTTTTAATGCTATTTAAAATTGTATTGCCTTGCTATGTTCATGTCTAACATTTTTTGCATTTTAGCACTAAATAGTTTTTTATGCTATTTAACGTTGTAGGGTTCTTAGAGAGCTAGATCTGCAAGAAAATGAAGTTGAAGATCGCCGTGGCCAGTGGCTAAGCTGTTTCCCTGATTCTTGCACCTCACTTGTCTCCTTGAACTTTGCATGTCTCAAAGGAGAAGTCAATTCGGGTGCTCTGGAGAGGCTTGTCGCAAGATGCTCGAACCTTAGAAGCCTGAGGTTAAACCAGTCAGTGGATCTTGGGACGCTCAACAAGATACTTGTGAAAGCTCCTCAGCTGGTTGACTTGGGCACAGGCTCATTTGCAAGAAATGAGACCTTTGCTGCCTACAATAAATTACTTAGAAATGTTGTCAACTGTAAATCCATCAATAGCTTGTCGGGTTTTTTGGAGGTTATTCCTGGCTGCTTAGCACCTTTCTTCCCCATTTGTTCAAACTTGACATCCTTAAACTTGAGTTATGCACCGGGAATTCAGGGTATTGATCTCATCTCACTAGTTGAGCGGTGCACGAAACTCCAACGCCTATTGGTATGACCTCATACTCACTCGTTTGCCGTTTTTAATTGTTTCTATGTTATTTTAATCTCAACATATATGAATAATGATGTTGCCTTTACGTTGTTTGTTTCTGCCATCATAGGTAGACTACTGTAAATTCTATTATTCTAATATATCTTCTCTtttccgatcaaaaaaaaaatgttgcctTTACTCAATGCAGATTTTGGATTCTATTGGAGACAAAGGACTAGATGTTGTAGCTTCAAGTTGTAAAGAGTTGGAGGAATTGAGGGTATTTCCATCTCTCTATGGTGGTGCTGTTAACGGATCAGTAACAGAAGAAGGGTTGGTGGCTATATCTACAGGTTGTCCCAAGCTCCATTCGTTGCTATATTTCTGCCATCAGATGACAAACGCTGCTCTAATTACTGTTGCCAAAAACAACCCAAATTTCACCCACTTCAGATTATGTATCCTTGACCCAAATAAACCGGATCATGTGACTTCTCAGCCGTTGGATGAAGGATTTGGGGCAATTGTTCAAGCATGTAAGAACCTCAAAAGGTTGTCACTCTCAGGACTTCTTACTGATCAGGTTTTCCTATACATTGGAATGTACGGAGAGAATCTTGAGATGCTCTCTGTTGCATTTGCCGGGGAAAGCGACAAGGGGATGGCGTATGTGCTAAATGGGTGCAGGAAACTCTCCAAGCTGGAAATTAGGGATTCTCCCTTTGGGGATTCAGCACTTCTGGCTGACGTGGGAAAGTATGAAACTATGCGATCCCTATGGATGTCCTCCTGCAATATCACTCTCCAAGGTTGCAAGATGCTAGCAGGCAAGATGAAGATGCTTAATGTTGAAATCATAAACGAGAAGGAAAGGATGGAAGAAATCGCAGATGATAAAAAAGTTGAGAAGATGTACTTGTACCGAACTCTAGATGGACCGAGAAAAGACGCCCCTGATTTTGTCTCAACCTTATAGATGCATGTATCTGGTATCTTAAGAGTCATATTAGGACGGCGGTTGTAATGTCTCTCTTTTAGAAACTTTTCTATTTTAGTAGCAAAACTCTTTCTAGTGAATTTTATGGGTAAATCAAAGGGTAATTCTTGTCTTATTTTGATGAAATTCGCAATTGGCTGCTTCTGTAGCTAATAGAATGGTATTGATGGTGCTCTCTAACAGCTTAGATGATTTACTGAGTTATTTTATTTCTAGATCAGTAATCCTTGACCTCCTGCGTTGCCATTTTCTGTAGTTAATAAAATGCCAATGCCAAGACCAATATACCATTATCATTTGTGTTGATAGACTATAATCTTGTTTTTCAAAGTTTTATTTTGGGATACAACTGATTCTCAATTGGTAGCTATGGTTCACAGTTTTTTCAATGATCTTAATATACATCTTCTTATGAATCATACAAACCTCACATTGATACCTAAAGTTGACCATCCATCAAAACCATCTCAATTCAGACCCATAGGTCTATACAATGTCACCTCtaaaattattgcaaaaatccTGGTTAATCAAATTATACCACTTTTCCCCTTTTTAATAAGTCCCTACCAAAGTGTCTTTGTACCACAAAGATCAATTCATGATAACATAGCGATTGCATGAGAGCTATTCCATTATATCAAAACTTCATGCCTCACCAAGGACCCAAAAATAGCTCTCAAATTAGATATTCAGAAAGCCTACGACAACCTACATTGGGAATTCATCAAAATTGCTTTCACCAAGCTTGGATTTCCAGCAATCTTCGTGGATTACATCATGCTACGCGTCACAACTGTAACGTACTCGATCAACATCAATGGTACTCCGCATGTATATATCAGCCCAACAAGAGGAATTAGACAAGGGGACCCGCTATCCTGCTATATTTTTCATAGTGCGGAAATCTTATTTACAAACCTAGAGAACCTTCAAAATCGGAAGCTTGTAGAAGGACTTCGCATATAAAAGAAAGCACCACCAATTATTCACCTAATGTATGTATGCCCAAAGTAATGTTCACCTTAAGAACTTACTTAAATCCTATGGTTCCTCAGCGGGACAGATTATTAAGACCTCCAAATCAGTGATTATCCATCATCCAAGGTTGGACCCACTCAAGGTGAGTAGTTTATAGCAGTTTTTCGACATGCAGACCACATCAAATCCTCCTATTTATCTAGGAGTCCAATTCAGACAAGGAAGAGCATCTAATCACACCTTTGCACCTATTCTTCAAAGACTGACAAGGAAAgcaaaaggatggatgacaaaatgtctATCTCAGGCAAGAAGATTGGTTCTTATTAAAACTTCCCTAACTCCCACTTCAAACCACCTGATGCAAACACAAATGTTCCCGACCGATGTGCACAAACAAATAAATAGCATCAccaggaattttttctggggacatgacTCATCAGTTAAAAAGCTCCATCCTATTGGTTGGGATAaagtaactgttagagcactgctcggtcgaactcgcaagcgttgttatctcaagcttgtttgtcaagtttagttgatcaaaactatatacttgatttctagtctatttatagctatgtctcagattaggatagaagtgtgtagttgagcattagacttcacggcgttcaccaattgaagaagaagaagatctactgaagacctTGGAGGAATtcgtcgacaaaaggtatgtgaagactaaaacttatgtatcactcagaagtctattcaattatatcttctaatgagactatgtcgtatagtTATATATACTTTgtgtttatacacatttgaaattttgagccaagtttatctcgtttatatatttctcgaaatacaagtttaaagcttagaaagcttcatcatctacttgacaagtttagttgtaaacaatttatttgttggaaatcaAATATTGAgtcaatatgatcatgtgaaaattaccttgaacatcttacatgatttgtgtgagacaatcatttgatgttaacttgggaagtttcgtattaatcaattaatcacttgaaaattacttgaagctagtggtatgtgtaagattaccattgttgtcttctaaggatgtttcaatgattgaatgagagttatagaactactaccaatatctggatacaacacagtaggCGTACttagtatgcgaactgtgaattactagttcaggtccggaactcttgttcgcGAACTGTGTTTGCAAATGGGTTTATCTGTGATAGGTCCGAAACTGTTGTTTGCGAACGACAAGACTAGGCaaggtccggaactgtggttcgcgtacttAGTTTGCGAACACAttgttaggttctaaaatcggtaagtgtgataactcatactcatgaactcaggttcgtttgcgaactcagtttgcgaactaaagtccctggaactttaatgaattAAGGTATGCAAACTTGCTTTGCAAACCATggtattatgttcatgaattggttcatatataagtactttgtacaattacaaaccaatcCGAATATGCTTcaaattgttcatggatatttctatgagatggtgaacatttgaacaactctcttatagcacatttagattcatttgactatctatcatgattgattgattgattatcatatttaatctagaagtattagatgaatatggctaagataaaagtgttcatatggctagcttcagttaactgttattgagccaacttgttatacacgtttaggtacggttcacccatatctaaatataagtatatttcatttgtgtgtatcaagctaataccatctaacggtggagattgattgcttattttctaagcagacCTAGTTTGAATCTTAGATCagaagttcatctaacggtgaatattaattgctttgtcactaagctatcttagctttgctTGTAagcaactctgatttgaaagactatataagggagaactctagcatatggaaaacctaatcccaacactctcgtgtgtcctagttgcaaactagagtcgattctccattaacctaggtttctagTTCTTCTGAAAACCATAACGACTTgatgacttcatttgggattcgtgaagccaggtccaactatttttcttctgtagttgcgtatcctgatcttactttttttaTCGTATTGGCTTTAAtcctctctaagattttctcgagatttatctccgataggtaagatataaaaagtaatcacaacagtttattcgtctcagactcttgtgattctgtaACAACTTAATCTGTTAGTCAGTTAGGTTATTATgagtgactaatatttctaggatgctcttcgggagtataagaccagacTATTAGTGAAgtatcctgttcaccttgatctttatcttaataCGGAAACAACAAATAGAATAGACCTATCTCTggagacatattttttttattagtgtAGCAACttctaggatgtaaaggacgtcagctaggggaatcaagtccGCAGGGTCTTGCaagattcaagaggtgtaaggaacgcgattgtaccttattCGGTGTGACACTTGGTTAGGGATccactacattctagtctgaagttaacttgtagtaggctagagtctctaacggcttaatatagtgtggtgttcaagtctggactaggtcccggggtttttatgcatttgcggtttcctcgttaaaaaaatttctggtgtatgtgttatttcttttccgcattatattttcattatataattgaaatattacaggttgtgcgcagttcaatcaCAATTGATAAATCCGGCCTAGTTTGTTGGACATGACTTGGTTGACACTCGACCATTGGTCTTTactaccatccgagttattctcataacaatcaggttcacgaatttctatctgtttgatttactaattgagttgagaaagagataaagctctttaatATATATCCTGATTGAGACTCAGTAACTTTGGTTGTTGTATCCCCGCATTTTTAGTAACCAAACCAATTTCTGAAGGAGGGTTAGGCATAAGGAAAAATAGTGAACATAACAAGGATCTTCTAGTGAAAAGGATATGAAACTTGCATGATCAACCTGAATCAATCTGTGGAAGTCTCTGCAACAAGAAATCTCTCAAGCACCAACCAATTCTTCAAGGCGTTGATACTATCCCATCTTCTTCTAGTGCTCAATGGAGGCAATTGGCATCGctcttaaacaaataaatctaaaaaaatagagGAGAGAGAAGAGAGCTCTTCAAATTGGCGACAACTCGGTGTTCGAATCGGAGCTTGAATCAGTTCATTAAATTTTCAGATTTTGATATCTACAACCAGTTTTCATCAATTCAGGTGATTCAAATGATTGGTGGTAAGAGATTTTCTGAGTTTTTTCATTAAATGGCAACAAATTCTAACTCAGATTCTTTTAAAGTTTTGGATAATGGATCGAGTTTCAGATCTAGATTAAATCATTCGGATACAACAAATTTGGAGAAATCTAATTCAGTTTCAATGGAGAAGAGTAATGATTCTCTATCTCTATTCATTCCTGATGATGTAATTGAAAATTGTTTGGATGAATGGAAGTTCAGTTTAATCGAGAGATTGAATTTGgttaaattgaaaatggaaacagTTGAAGCCTCATTAAGAAAGCAATGGAAGCTTAAAGGTAATCTGCAACTTATCCCATTAGGTAAGGGTTTCTTTGTTATTAAACTAGAGAATTCAGATGATAGAAGTTATATTTGGAAGGGTTATTGGATTGTAAAAGAACAAGAGCTTAATCTAAGAGCTTGGGAACCTAATTTTAACCCATAGAATCAAAAAACTTCAAAAGCTTTTGTATGGGTATATTTTCCTGGGTTAAGTATTGAGTACTGGAAGGAATCCATATTGTTACAGATGGGTAATAAAATTGGAAGAGCCATTAAATTTGATGAAGCTACTTTAAAAAGACAAAGTGGATATTATGCAAGTGTCTTAGTAGAAGTTAATCTTGTGAATTACATCCCTAGCAAAATTGTGGTTGAATCTAAGTATGATAAATTTGAGGAGTATATTCAGATTCCAAAGCTCCCCAAGTATTGTATCCATTGCAAAAATATAGGGAATTATGTGGCTGAGTGTAGGATTCAAAGGAAAAATCAACAACAAGAGATGCAACCTTCAGAGATTCCTAACAAAGTTTGGGAAAAAAAGACAATTCCTCCAAAAGTAGGATTTGATATCTGTAATTCTCCAAAGGAAAAATTTCAGGAAACTCCCACATCAGTATGGCAAGTTGACAAAATAGTGGAAGCTACTACTCAACAAACTGGTAAATTTGATAATTGCTTTTATTCTTGTTCCAACttggaaaatggaaaaaaaacgtgatgatgatgatgttacttTAGTTGTTCCTCCAATTCAGAATAATACTCCTGCACTTAACAAAGAAAAAGGTTTCACTAGGCTTTTGGAGTCCCCAAGTGATTTTCCTTCCTTATCTGTAGACAAGCTTATTGATGTGGGTGCAAGTATACAAAATACGCTTTGAGTTATTGAAATACCTGCAATCCTAGAGCAGGTTCAAAGTGTTGTTGAATCTGAGACAGTAGTCAATGTTCCTTCTATAATCCCAACAGATAATAATACTTCACACACTACTGAAGCAACAATTTCA
This genomic stretch from Papaver somniferum cultivar HN1 chromosome 5, ASM357369v1, whole genome shotgun sequence harbors:
- the LOC113281380 gene encoding protein AUXIN SIGNALING F-BOX 2-like; its protein translation is MNYFPDEVLEQVFDFLEQNKDKNAVSLVCKSWYKVERYSRTRVFIGNCYSISPERLVTRFPRVKALTLKGKPHFADFNLVPHDWGGFVHPWIEAMVKSYPGLEELRLKRMVVSDESLELISLSFKNFKSLVLVSCEGFTTDGLAAIAKNCRVLRELDLQENEVEDRRGQWLSCFPDSCTSLVSLNFACLKGEVNSGALERLVARCSNLRSLRLNQSVDLGTLNKILVKAPQLVDLGTGSFARNETFAAYNKLLRNVVNCKSINSLSGFLEVIPGCLAPFFPICSNLTSLNLSYAPGIQGIDLISLVERCTKLQRLLILDSIGDKGLDVVASSCKELEELRVFPSLYGGAVNGSVTEEGLVAISTGCPKLHSLLYFCHQMTNAALITVAKNNPNFTHFRLCILDPNKPDHVTSQPLDEGFGAIVQACKNLKRLSLSGLLTDQVFLYIGMYGENLEMLSVAFAGESDKGMAYVLNGCRKLSKLEIRDSPFGDSALLADVGKYETMRSLWMSSCNITLQGCKMLAGKMKMLNVEIINEKERMEEIADDKKVEKMYLYRTLDGPRKDAPDFVSTL
- the LOC113278946 gene encoding uncharacterized protein LOC113278946, which gives rise to MGNKIGRAIKFDEATLKRQSGYYASVLVEVNLVNYIPSKIVVESKYDKFEEYIQIPKLPKYCIHCKNIGNYVAECRIQRKNQQQEMQPSEIPNKVWEKKTIPPKVGFDICNSPKEKFQETPTSVWQVDKIVEATTQQTVVPPIQNNTPALNKEKGFTRLLESPSDFPSLSVDKLIDVGANNNTSHTTEATISEGWNEVPGSIAKFKNAHNNINSGRMVKPNVITRKQANTSVKSNSNLGGDFNVVLSYEEKIGGRRPLRISMQEFRNCLESCNLIQATRIGIKYSWCNNRAGVRGTSDHGPLFGSTVNIGKPTNAPFRYQNIWTSHPGFLDVIKDAWNEAISGNPAFSFMSKLKD